The nucleotide window AATGAGTAAAGAGGTTCGAAACCTTCTTCACTTTTCACACCACGTCCACCTGCAACAATGATGTTCGCCTCAGATAGATCGACCCCATCTGATGCTTTACGGATAACTTCTTTGACGATGGTACGAAGATCTTTGATCTCAACGTCCACTGAGGTCACGTCACCTGAGCGACTATCATCTTTTTCTAGTGGAGCGATGTTATTAGGACGGATCGTAAAGAATGTTTTTCCATCTTTGATAACTTTCTTTTCAAAGGCTTTACCAGAATAGATTGGACGTACAAATTGAACTTCGTCACCTGTTCCTTCGATTTGAGTTACATCTGAAATAAGACCACTGCTTAATTTACTTGCTACACGTGGAGATAAATCTTTACCTGCAGATGTATGCCCCATAACGATAGCATCTGGATCTTCTTGTTCAATTACAGCCATAGCAGCCTGAGTGTATGCGTCAGCTGTGAATTCTCTTAATTTATCATCAGAAACAGTAACTGCACGATCTGCTCCGAATTTAATCATTTCATTACCTAATTCTTCTAAATCAATTCCACCGAAAACAACTGCTACTACTTCTCCGCTTTCATCGATATGACGAGCGGCAGCAACTGTTTCGAACGAAACGTTACGTAGTTCTCCTTCACGTACTTCTGCAAATGCTAAAATTTTACTCATTGTTTCAATCTCCTTTCTTCACCTGGTTGTTACAGTACTTTTGCGTCGCTGCGTAGTAGAGATACAAGTTCTTTTACTTGATCGTCGATTTCTCCTTCTAACACTTTACCTGCTTCTTTTTCAGGTGGAAGGTAAATCTCCACAGTAGCTGTTTTAGCTTCAACATCATCTTCATCAAGATCTAAATCATCTATTTCTAATTCTTCTAAAGGTTTCTTTTTCGCTTTCATGATTCCTGGTAGTGAAGGATAACGTGGCTCGTTTAAGCCTTGCTGACAAGTAACTAGTAACGGTAGAGAAGTTTCCACTTTTTCTACATCACCTTCAACATCACGGTCGATCTTCACAGTTTCACCATCAACAGAGATTGCTGTAATAGTAGTTACAAATGGGATGTCCAATTTTTCAGCCAGACGTGGACCTACTTGACCACTTGCTTCGTCAATTGCTACGTTACCAGCTAGAATAATATCGACATCTTTGTCTTTGAAGAAGGCTTCTAGAATCTTAACAGTTGTAAACTGGTCGCCTTCTTCTAAATCATCTTCAGTATTGATTAATACTGCTTGATCAGCTCCCATTGCAAGTGCTGTGCGAAGTTGCTTTTCAGACTCTTCGTCACCTACTGTAACCACTGTTACCTCGCCACCGTGTTCGTCGCGAAGGTTGATTGCTTCTTCAATCGCATATTCATCGTAAGGATTGATGATGAATTCTGCACCCTCTTCGTCAATTTTTCCACCATTAATCTGAATTTTTTCTTCAGTATCAAAGGTTTTTTTCATTAAAACAAAAATATTCATTGGATGACCTCCTTTAATTCGCTATTGATCATTGAAGTTTGGTTTTCTTTTTTCCATGAATGCTTGAATCCCTTCCTTGGCATCGTCGTTTCCGAATACTTTTCCGAATTCGACTGCCTCTTGCTCTACACCATCTTTGAATTGTGATGTTCGAGCATATGGTAGAAGTTTCATGATTGCTTTGATTGAAGGACCACTTTTTGATGCGAATTTGTTCGCAAGTTTCAAAGTTTTTTCCTCTAACTCATTTTCATCCACGGCATGATTAGCTAGACCTAACCTAGCAGCTTCTTCACCAGAAATAGGTTCACCAGTTAGAAGCATCTCATACGCTTTAGGTAATCCTACATATCTTGGTAAACGCTGTGAACCTGCAAAGCCTGGAACAATCCCAAGATTCATCTCAGGTAGTCCCAATTTCGCGT belongs to Halalkalibacillus sediminis and includes:
- a CDS encoding electron transfer flavoprotein subunit alpha/FixB family protein — translated: MSKILAFAEVREGELRNVSFETVAAARHIDESGEVVAVVFGGIDLEELGNEMIKFGADRAVTVSDDKLREFTADAYTQAAMAVIEQEDPDAIVMGHTSAGKDLSPRVASKLSSGLISDVTQIEGTGDEVQFVRPIYSGKAFEKKVIKDGKTFFTIRPNNIAPLEKDDSRSGDVTSVDVEIKDLRTIVKEVIRKASDGVDLSEANIIVAGGRGVKSEEGFEPLYSLADELDAAVGASRGACDAGYCDYSLQIGQTGKVVTPDLYIACGISGAIQHLAGMSNSKVIVAINKDPEANIFNVADYGIVGDLFDVVPKLTEEIKALKG
- a CDS encoding electron transfer flavoprotein subunit beta/FixA family protein, producing MNIFVLMKKTFDTEEKIQINGGKIDEEGAEFIINPYDEYAIEEAINLRDEHGGEVTVVTVGDEESEKQLRTALAMGADQAVLINTEDDLEEGDQFTTVKILEAFFKDKDVDIILAGNVAIDEASGQVGPRLAEKLDIPFVTTITAISVDGETVKIDRDVEGDVEKVETSLPLLVTCQQGLNEPRYPSLPGIMKAKKKPLEELEIDDLDLDEDDVEAKTATVEIYLPPEKEAGKVLEGEIDDQVKELVSLLRSDAKVL
- a CDS encoding enoyl-CoA hydratase, which encodes MENLSWKKEGHLAIVTIQSPPANALSSGILKDLSAILDEIDQDASVKTIVLKGEGKFFSAGADIKEFTSFQNESDYAGLARKGQELFDRIEQYHIPVIASIHGASLGGGLELAMACHVRIVTKDAKLGLPEMNLGIVPGFAGSQRLPRYVGLPKAYEMLLTGEPISGEEAARLGLANHAVDENELEEKTLKLANKFASKSGPSIKAIMKLLPYARTSQFKDGVEQEAVEFGKVFGNDDAKEGIQAFMEKRKPNFNDQ